In the Osmerus eperlanus chromosome 27, fOsmEpe2.1, whole genome shotgun sequence genome, one interval contains:
- the LOC134013973 gene encoding trichohyalin-like encodes MYYCSVIYLTCQFSIIVSAEQYLQRESPEEKRRREESACFLEIQVDNRLLEERDRRLERLESEGKEREKRLEENEKQLKEKDKQLEEKDDELKRRQEELGETNKQLEEREHRLERLESEGKETQKRMQEKDKQLRERDELLEDRNQKLEEKDRHLEEVNKTLRESEKRIEEKDSLLEERNKQLEDTESRLEETTTQLKEKNQHLQEKETQLDDMTQQVREKERQQEELRKDLQDKNNQVEKLTVQLQEKDSELEERNQRLREKEGELEERDQRLERLYSEGKEREKRLEEKDKQLEERDQRLERLESEGKEREKRLEVKDKQLGERDKVCDEKDKQLKEKDDERKRRQEELGEKNKQLEERDQRLERLDCEGEEREKRLEEKDKQLGERDELLKEKDRHVEDVKNENIKLAQQICDLNTEVERQRNELSVKTTERGDISEAGPKLPIRRRDSMDPPLNMGGETPDTDPPLPQDEGSTVVPGVRRRRSMDYPPQMGGESSSPDPPVSPSVSELRLVLLGRTGAGRRAAGNTILGREEFGAQDSPSAITQRSRRREGDVCGRRLVLVDTPDWFCPGLSLEEMRQDVGLCVRLSAPGPHAFLLVVPVEPSEGEERGAMERMEDMFGEGCWGHTVILFTHDDSLREQSMEEFLQTGSQDLQQLVEKCGNRYHVLNIKDRAHGTQVPELLHQVEEMVARNRESFYSSQTYQEAEAQVREMEGKIQREREEKIQREETERKEKFETELQNSLKKIEGVIQEHEGDIRTLRHRTSELERQVKEERDEEKKRELERETDRREEMERKLERFREERENERREREERHKQEMEEFRENYEGEARVEAERNLMKVVLPELQRSIMISHTKMQREFSRQMQEKDREMQEKNK; translated from the exons ATGTATTACTGCAGTGTAATATATCTAACATGTCAGTTCTCCATCATTGTTTCAGCTGAACAGTATTTACAAAGGGAGAGcccagaggaaaagaggagaagagaggaatctGCTTGTTTTCTTG AGATACAGGTAGACAACAGACTACTAGAAGAAAGAGATCGACGACTGGAGAGACTAGAGAGtgaaggtaaagagagagagaagagattggAAGAGAATGAAAAACAACTaaaagagaaagacaagcagctggaggagaaagatgatgaactaaagaggaggcaggaggaactgggagagacaaacaaacaactagaagagagagaacatcGACTGGAGAGACTAGAGAGTGAAGGTAAAGAGACACAGAAGAGAATGCAAGAGAAGGACAAAcagctaagagagagagatgaactgcTTGAGGACAGGAACCAGAAGCTGGAGGAAAAGGACCgacacctggaggaggtgaacaagacactgagggagagtgaaaagaggatagaagagaaggattcactcctggaggagaggaataaACAACTAgaggacacagagagcagactggAGGAAACCACAACACAACTGAAGGAGAAGAACCAACACCTtcaggagaaagagacacaactGGATGACATGAcccagcaggtgagagagaaggagagacaacagGAGGAGCTTAGAAAAGACCTGCAGGACAAGAACAACCAAGTAGAGAAGCTCACAGTCCAACTGCAGGAGAAAGACTCtgaactggaggagaggaaccagagactgagagagaaggagggagaattagaagagagagaccaacgACTGGAGAGACTATATAGtgaaggtaaagagagagagaagagactggaagagaaggacaaacaactcgaagagagagaccaacgactggagagactggagagtgaaggtaaagagagagagaagagactggAAGTGAAGGACAAacaactaggagagagagataaagtgtgTGATGAAAAAGACAAGCAGCTGAAGGAGAAAGATGATGAACgaaagaggaggcaggaggaactgggagagaaaaacaaacaactagaagagagagaccaacgACTGGAGAGACTAGATTGtgaaggtgaagagagagagaagagactggaagagaaggacaaacaactaggagagagagatgaactgctgaaggagaaagacagacatgtggaagatgtcaaaaatgaaaacattaaaCTTG CACAGCAGATATGTGACCTGAACactgaggtagagagacagagaaatgagtTATCGGTTAAAACCACTG agagaggagatatcTCAGAAGCAGGCCCCAAACTACCaatcaggaggagagacagcatgGATCCACCTCTAAACA tgggAGGAGAGACCCCAGATACAGACCCACCACTACCACAGGATGAGGGTTCTACTGTGGTCCCTGGAGTCAGGAGGAGACGCAGCATGGATTACCCTCCACAGA tggggggagagagcagcagtccAGACCCTCCAGTGTCTCCCAGTGTGTCTGAGCTGAGActggtgctgctggggaggactggggctgggaggagggcagcaggaaacaccatcctgggcagagaggagtttgGGGCCCAGGACAGCCCCTCTGCAATCacccagaggagcaggaggagagagggggacgtgTGTGGGAGAcggctggtgctggtggacacTCCAGACTGGTTCTGCCCTGGACTCTCTCTGGAGGAGATGAGACAggatgtggggctgtgtgtccgtctgtccgcCCCGGGACCCCACGCCTTCCTCCTGGTCGTACCAGTGGAGCcctctgagggggaggagagaggagccatGGAGAGAATGGAGGACATGTTTGGAGAGGGTTGTTGGGGACACACTGTCATTCTGTTCACCCATGATGACAgtctgagagagcagagcatGGAGGAGTTTctccaaacaggaagtcaggacctccagcagcttgtagagaaatgtgggaacaggtaCCACGTCCTCAACATTAAGGACAGGGCCCATGGCACTCAGGTCCCAGAGCTGCTGCACCAGGTAGAGGAGATGGTggcaagaaacagagagagcttcTACAGCAGTCAGACCTACCAGGAGGCAGAGGCCCAGGtccgagagatggagggaaagattcagagggagagagaggagaagatacagagggaggagacagagaggaaagagaagtttGAGACAGAGCTGCAGAACTCTCTGAAGAAGATAGAGGGAGTGATCCAGGAGCACGAGGGAGACATCAGAACACTCAGACATCGAACATCTGAACTGGAGAGACAggtgaaagaagagagggatgaggagaagaagagagagctggagagggagactgaccggagagaggagatggagagaaagctggagagatttagagaggagagagagaatgagaggagggagagggaggagagacacaagcaggagatggaggagttcAGGGAGAACTATGAAGGAGAGGCCAGAGTTGAAGCAGAGAGAAACCTGATGAAGGTGGTCCTACCTGAGCTACAGAGGAGCATCATGATCTCACACACTAAGATGCAGAGAGAATTCAGCAGACAGATGcaggagaaggatagagagatgcaggagaagaataaatag